A segment of the Bordetella flabilis genome:
GTCCGATCACAACCGCAACGTATCGCGCTACATATTGGGCAGAGACCAGACGCCATGACGACACGAGGCGGATTCATCACCCTGGAAGGGGTGGACGGCGCCGGTAAAAGCACCCATGCCGACTGGCTGGCGGAGACCCTGCGCAGTCACGGCCTGAACGTGGTGGCCACGCGCGAGCCCGGCGGTACGTCCTTGGGCGAGCGTCTGCGCGAACTGGTGCTCAACCATCCAATGGGCCTGGAAACCGAAACGCTCGTCATGTTCGCGTCGCGCTGCGAACACGTGCGCCAGGTCATCGAACCGGCGCTGGCACGCGGCGACTGGGTGGTCTGCGACCGCTTCACCGATGCCACCTACGCCTACCAGGGCGGCGGGCGGGAACTGGGCGCGGGCCGCGTGGCGGTGCTGGAGCAGTGGGTGCATCCGCACTTGCAGCCGGATCGCACCTGGCTGTTCGACGTGCCTCTTGAAGTGGCGCGCGCGCGCCTGGCGGAC
Coding sequences within it:
- the tmk gene encoding dTMP kinase, producing the protein MTTRGGFITLEGVDGAGKSTHADWLAETLRSHGLNVVATREPGGTSLGERLRELVLNHPMGLETETLVMFASRCEHVRQVIEPALARGDWVVCDRFTDATYAYQGGGRELGAGRVAVLEQWVHPHLQPDRTWLFDVPLEVARARLADARSPDRFESEGAAFFQRTRDAYLERARAYPDRFRVIDGARDIPAIRAQLQAEIRALVDARRAGP